In Desulfobaccales bacterium, one DNA window encodes the following:
- a CDS encoding ABC transporter substrate binding protein — MLYSYQAVLPGNLEWDEAIRKALKGKDEQPLVYYTEFLDLSQFPDESYVQGLLNILRIKYGTQKIDLLIPVGDLAYAFLQAHGRALFPGSPIVFCAVAAQQVEALKLPPNITGVVAWADVRGTLAAALRLQPETRRVVLVGGTGKTDRAFQHLAREALRPYEGQLEVTFCIDLPMAEVLQRLSSLPPQTLVIYLSMFRDSAGQTFVPLEALGRVAQAANAPVYGLWEILLGHGIVGGHLMSFKEQGRLAGEMGRRVLNGDKPEHIPIVYEGANVYAFDWRQLQRWGLQEKDLPPGSLVRFKEPSLWESHQKEILWTIAAFSVLSLLVVGLLINLVRRRRAEEEVRQAEQKYRIVADFTYDWEYWKNLDGSLAYVSPSCERISGYRPEEFIRRPELLREIIVPEDRQLWDAHACDALDKPGARHCQFRVQRPDGTLLWIEHTCQPVTDEADRFIGIRGSNRDITERKQAESQEQQHREDLARVGRIATLSELTGSLAHEIMQPLMAIMNNSQAARRLLDDPHPDLGEVIEILEDITRGSERASGIIQQLRQHLKLGSPELTQVDLNDLVQSLIPLVARQAASSHINLVCQLAQGLPPITGNRIQLEQVILNLVVNSMEALKGMAGGPRELVLQTDKEDDHTVRVSVRDSGPEVKPEDLQRLFDPFFTTKEEGMGLGLAISRSIIKAHKGRLWAAPNPGGGTAFHFTLPVSQEAR; from the coding sequence TTGCTTTATTCCTACCAAGCGGTGTTGCCCGGCAACCTCGAGTGGGATGAGGCTATCCGCAAGGCCTTAAAAGGCAAGGATGAGCAGCCGCTGGTTTACTACACAGAGTTCCTCGACCTGTCACAGTTCCCGGACGAGTCATATGTCCAGGGCCTTCTCAATATCTTACGGATCAAGTATGGCACTCAAAAAATCGACCTCCTCATCCCGGTGGGAGACTTGGCCTATGCTTTTCTGCAGGCCCATGGCCGCGCTCTCTTTCCCGGCTCCCCCATCGTTTTTTGCGCGGTGGCCGCGCAGCAGGTGGAAGCCCTGAAATTGCCGCCCAACATCACTGGGGTGGTGGCGTGGGCCGACGTGCGGGGCACCCTGGCGGCAGCCCTCAGACTGCAGCCCGAGACCCGGCGGGTGGTGCTGGTCGGAGGGACCGGCAAAACCGACCGGGCTTTTCAACACCTGGCCCGAGAAGCCCTGCGCCCCTATGAAGGCCAGCTTGAGGTCACTTTCTGCATCGACCTGCCCATGGCTGAAGTTCTCCAACGGCTGTCCAGCCTGCCCCCTCAGACGCTGGTTATTTACCTCTCGATGTTTCGAGACAGCGCAGGCCAAACCTTCGTGCCCCTGGAAGCCCTGGGGCGTGTGGCTCAAGCAGCCAATGCCCCCGTCTATGGCCTCTGGGAAATCCTGTTGGGACATGGGATAGTGGGCGGCCATCTCATGAGCTTTAAGGAACAGGGCCGCCTGGCCGGAGAAATGGGGCGTCGGGTGCTGAACGGCGACAAGCCGGAACATATCCCCATCGTTTATGAGGGGGCCAATGTGTATGCCTTCGACTGGCGGCAACTGCAGCGCTGGGGCCTTCAGGAGAAGGACTTGCCCCCCGGCAGCCTGGTTCGTTTTAAAGAGCCTTCCTTGTGGGAAAGTCACCAGAAGGAGATCCTCTGGACCATTGCGGCCTTTTCTGTGCTGAGCCTGCTGGTTGTCGGCCTCCTTATCAACTTGGTGCGGCGTCGCCGAGCCGAGGAGGAAGTGCGCCAGGCGGAACAAAAATACCGCATCGTGGCTGATTTCACTTATGACTGGGAGTATTGGAAAAACCTGGATGGCAGTCTGGCCTATGTCTCGCCCTCCTGTGAGCGGATTTCCGGTTACCGGCCCGAAGAGTTTATCAGACGCCCCGAACTGTTGCGGGAAATCATCGTGCCGGAGGATCGGCAACTCTGGGATGCCCATGCCTGTGATGCCCTGGACAAGCCGGGAGCCAGGCATTGTCAGTTTCGCGTGCAGCGGCCCGATGGCACGCTCCTCTGGATTGAACACACCTGCCAGCCGGTGACCGACGAGGCCGACAGGTTCATCGGCATCCGGGGCAGCAACCGGGACATCACCGAACGCAAGCAGGCCGAGAGCCAGGAGCAGCAGCATCGGGAGGATCTGGCCCGGGTCGGCCGGATAGCCACTCTCAGCGAACTTACCGGCTCCCTGGCCCATGAGATAATGCAGCCCCTCATGGCCATTATGAACAATTCCCAGGCAGCCCGGCGCCTGCTGGACGATCCCCACCCGGATCTGGGGGAGGTCATCGAAATCCTCGAGGACATCACCAGGGGAAGCGAGCGGGCCAGCGGCATCATTCAGCAATTGCGCCAGCATTTGAAGCTCGGTTCCCCTGAGCTCACCCAAGTGGACCTCAATGACCTGGTGCAAAGTCTCATTCCCCTGGTCGCCCGCCAGGCCGCCAGCAGCCACATCAACCTGGTGTGCCAATTGGCCCAGGGGCTGCCCCCCATAACCGGCAACCGCATTCAACTGGAGCAGGTCATTCTCAACTTGGTGGTCAACAGTATGGAGGCGCTCAAGGGGATGGCCGGCGGCCCCAGGGAACTTGTGCTGCAGACTGACAAAGAAGATGATCACACAGTGCGGGTGTCGGTCAGGGACTCCGGCCCCGAGGTCAAACCTGAGGACCTGCAACGCCTCTTCGATCCTTTTTTCACCACCAAGGAGGAGGGGATGGGCCTGGGACTGGCCATCAGCCGCTCCATCATCAAGGCCCATAAAGGCAGACTCTGGGCCGCCCCCAATCCCGGCGGCGGCACCGCTTTCCACTTCACCCTGCCGGTTTCGCAGGAGGCGCGATGA
- a CDS encoding response regulator — MPNNQDDINKNHSGIIFIVDDDPDVRRALQRLLKMADFLVEAFASAEEFLGSSYTQGPGVLLLDIRLPGMNGAELQQALAASGSTLPLVFMTAYEDAGVRQEVMERGAVAFLQKPVDERTLLEALRKACERR, encoded by the coding sequence ATGCCCAATAATCAGGATGACATTAATAAGAATCACTCCGGCATCATTTTTATCGTGGATGATGACCCCGACGTACGGCGGGCCCTGCAACGCCTGCTGAAAATGGCCGACTTCCTGGTGGAAGCCTTTGCCTCGGCTGAGGAATTTCTGGGCTCCAGCTATACCCAAGGGCCCGGGGTGCTATTACTGGACATCCGCCTGCCCGGCATGAACGGGGCGGAGTTGCAGCAAGCCCTGGCCGCCTCCGGTTCGACTCTGCCCCTCGTCTTCATGACCGCTTACGAAGATGCCGGCGTGCGCCAGGAAGTCATGGAGCGGGGCGCGGTGGCCTTCTTGCAGAAACCGGTGGACGAACGAACCTTGCTCGAGGCCCTCCGGAAGGCTTGTGAAAGGCGCTGA
- a CDS encoding response regulator, with product MNQEAAAIIYLVDDDPDVRRSLERLFKSWGMMVQTFASPEEFLAADLADTPACLILDLKLPGMDGIALQERLTAIRQDIPIIFLTAYGTVPESVQAMKGGALEFLEKPVAEKTLMDAVIRALDSHRQRRRGKVALQAIEERLASLTPRERQILALIIQGRLNKQIAYELQIAEITVKIHRGRIMQKLQCSSLADLVLLAVKAGLHPPEDAPA from the coding sequence ATGAACCAGGAAGCCGCGGCCATCATCTACCTCGTGGATGACGACCCCGATGTACGCCGCTCCCTGGAAAGATTGTTCAAGTCCTGGGGCATGATGGTTCAGACGTTCGCCAGTCCCGAAGAGTTTCTGGCCGCGGACCTCGCCGACACCCCTGCCTGCCTCATCCTGGACCTGAAACTCCCTGGCATGGACGGCATCGCCCTCCAGGAGCGCTTAACGGCCATCCGCCAGGATATCCCCATCATTTTTCTCACCGCCTATGGCACTGTCCCGGAAAGCGTGCAGGCCATGAAGGGCGGCGCCCTGGAGTTTCTGGAAAAGCCGGTGGCGGAAAAGACGCTGATGGACGCAGTTATCCGGGCCCTCGACAGCCACCGGCAGCGGCGCCGGGGAAAAGTGGCGCTGCAGGCCATCGAGGAGCGCTTGGCCAGTCTGACGCCCCGGGAGCGCCAGATATTGGCTCTGATAATCCAAGGCCGGCTCAATAAACAGATTGCTTATGAACTGCAGATCGCGGAGATCACGGTGAAAATTCACCGCGGCCGCATCATGCAAAAACTGCAGTGCTCCTCCCTGGCTGACCTGGTGCTGTTGGCCGTCAAAGCCGGCCTCCACCCGCCCGAAGATGCACCGGCATAA